One Archangium violaceum genomic window, CGACGAGCTTCCTGGCGACCATCCGCGCCGTCTCGGTGCCAAGGTCCTTCTCCACGAGCGCCAGCGCGAGATCGACACCGGCGCTCATGCCGGCCGAAGTCCAGATGGGCCCGTCGACGACGAAGATGCGATCCGCGTCCACTTCGATCTTCGGGTACTTCTGCTGCAACGTGCGTGCGAAGTGCCAATGCGTGGTCGCTCGCCGGCCATCGAGCAGACCCGCCTCGGCCAGGATGAATGCGCCGGTGCAGATGGACGCGATCCTGCGTGTCCGGCTTCCGGCGCCGCGAAGGTAGCTCAACAGGCCCGCCGAGGCCGACGCGCCTTCGCTGTTGCCAGCGACGATCAACGTGTCGAACGCGCGGCGCTTGAAGGCCGCCGTCTGGAGCTCGTATCCCAGCGAGGTCGCGACGAGCCCGCCGTGCTCCGAAAGCAGGCTGAGCTTGTACTCGGTCGTCCCGGTCTGCTGGTTCGCCATCTCGAACACGGAGGTGACGGCGAGGCTCATGGCCGAAAACGAGGGGTAGAGAACCAGTCCGATCGTCCGCATGGAGGCTCCTGGATGAACCATGTTCGAATGTCCCAAAAGGTGGCATCTACGACATTCGGGACATGCGGCAGCACGCTACGCTTCTCACCATCAACCAGCAACACAGCTGGCCGAAAGGGAGAACGAAGATGGGCAGCGTCTCGAACAAGGGGAAGGCGGTCATCACTGGCGCGTCGTCGGGCATCGGAGCCGAGTACGCCCTGCAGCTGGCCGTGCGTGGCTACGATCTCATCCTGGTTGCTCGTAATCGGGCCCGGCTGGATGCGCTCGCGGCGCGGCTGAACGGCATGACGGGACGTCAGGTCGAGGTGGTCGAGGCGGACCTGGTGGCGCCCGAGGGCGTGCGTCGCGTGGAAGAGGTCCTGCGCTCCGATCCGCACATCACCCTGCTGGTCAACAACGCCGGCGTCGGCGCGGTCGCTCCCCTGCTCGAGTCCGACCCCGACAAGATGAGTGAGATGATCGCGATCAATGTCCTGGCGCTCACGCGGCTCACGATGGCTGCCGCACCGGGGTTCGTCTCGCGAGGTGGCGGAACGATCATCAACATCGCATCGATCGTGGCGATCAAACCCGAGCTGCTCAACGGCGTGTACGGCGGGACCAAGGCCTTCGTGGTCGCCTACACGCAGTCCTTGCATCATGAGCTGCGCGACAAGGGCGCGCGTGTCCAGGCGGTGCTGCCGGGGGCGACGCGAACGGAGTTCTGGGACATCGCCGGTGCACCGGTTCACACCCTCCCGAATGAGATCGTGATGAGCGCGTCGGACATGGTCGGTGCCGCGCTCGCGGGCCTCGATCAAGGCGAGCTCGTGACCATCCCCTCGCTGCCAGAATTTCCAGCATTTAGATCGAAGAGCGAGCCATCGGCGCATGAGACGGATGAGGGCCCAGTTGAAGAGGGGGGCAGGGCCTCAAGAACTGTGTGCTAGGCTGGTGTAGAGGCGGTGCAGCCGCCTTTTGGGCACATGCTGCGCTCCTATGACGGCTTGCAGCATTATTGAGGTTGCCGTGAAGGGCACTACGGTGGGGTTGGGCAGCCCGAAGCGTGCGACCTTGCCGCGGCGGAAGAGTGCTGGCGCCTTTTCGGGGAACTCCTGTACGCATCGACACGGGCGGCACGTGGTTGTTTCCGGAAGGAAAAGGTGCGCTGCGCCCGAGGGCTTTCGCTTCGTTGGCTGGGAGGTGGACAATGGTCGTTGAGTCGTCACGGGCACCGTGGGCGGGCCTGCTGATCACCATGGCTCTGCTGTCCGTCGGCTGCGCTTCGCTGACGCCACCGCCAAGCCGGGAGATGGACCTGCGCTATACGCCGCTCGAGGTCGTAAGACCTGCGTTGGCTGAAGGGCCGGGCGAGGAATCTTCGTTCGCCCGCCTCTCCCCGCCAACCTCGCAGCCTGAGCCCGAGGAGCCGGAGCGGCTACGCCGACGCCGGGCTTCCCGAGAGGTCGTGCCGGGCGCTACGGGAGCTGCGCGGCAGACTGCTCTCGCGACTCACTTGGCGTTTCGTGGTGCCGTTCACGACGTCTCGGGCTCGACCCTCCGCATCTCCGGTGAGCTCTCCAGATTGTAGGCCAGCAAGTGGGGCATCGCCGGCAATGCCGCCGGCCTCTTCGTCCGCTACCTCGATTATGGCGAACGTCAACTGCGGTGGATTGACGCCGAACTTGCCGCCGCCACCCGGCTTGCCACCTCCGCTTCAGAGCTGGATGACCCGGACATGCAGCTTGCCCTCCTGCGCCTCGCTGGCCCACGACTCGAGGCTGCCATGCTCGGCTCCATCCTGCTCGCGGCATGGCTCGACTTCCTCAATCTTGTCGATGTGGTGCTCAAACAGGGTTTTATCAGCGTGGAGACGTTGTTCGTGAGCATGGAGCGCTGGCAGAAGATGCTCGAGCCCTCCATGAGGGCTCTCTCCTCTCTGGAGCGAGGGCATGTGGAGGCTGTTGCGAACGACATTCTCGCGCTGATGGGCCATCTCTCCGGCGAGTTCAATTCGACCGCTGAGACCATTCGCGTGGCGATGAAGCGCGGTGAGCAGGCGATGCTGCTGGCGCAGTTCCTTGAGATGGTCACCATGTTATCGGCGATGAAGCTTTCGTTGCCTTCGCTGCCGCCATCCGCCCCCGCCACGCTCGGCATGAGCCTGATGGTGGGGGGCGACGGCGTGATGATGGGCACGCGAATCGTCGTGTCAGCCGAGTGGATGGATATGATGCGCCGGCTCGTGAGGGCGGGAGTCATCTCTCTTCCCGCCGTCAGCGCCGCTGTGCGGATTCAGGCCGGTCAGGTGATGATGGCGCAGGCGCACGACGAGTTACCGCAGGGCGTGCGCAACGCGCTCGGCGACGGGCCAGAGGTGCGGGGAATGCGTGTGACGGACAGAGCGGGGGCCGGCATGACCGAGCCACCGCGGCACCATGTCCTGCCGCGAGAGTTCCGTGAGTGGTTCGAGAAGCGCGGCTTTACCGGCGACATGAGCATCGATCAGTTCTGCGTCAGAATGGAGCAGGCACGTCACGAGGCGATTCATGGAGGTGGCAACTGGCGCCTCGGTCGCACATGGCCCGGCGAATGGAACCAGATGATCATGGAGACCCTGCGTGATGCCGAGACCAAGGCGGGCCGGATGTTGACGCGGGGCGAGATCCTGAACATCTCGTCGCGGAGAACATGCGGGACTACCGTATTCCGATGAAATTCATCCCTTGGGGAGCGCGATGAACGAGGACCGTTCTTGGGACGGCAACTGGAAGGTCCGCCTCTATGAGCGGGTCCGAGAGCGTGGTTTTGATTCGCTCACCTCCTTTGCAAAGGCTCGCCCTGCCGTTCCACTGTATTTGCTGGCCGAGGAGCTTGGTCCGGACGATGTCGCCGCTGTGCAGGTGTTGAGTGGATTGCTCGCGGAGGCGGAGCGAAGCCATCAGGTCACTCGCTTTGTGCGCGATGTGCTCGCGCGCGAGCTGTCGCAGAGTGTACCTGATGGCTGGCCGGCCGTACTGGACGATGCCAACCGCTTCAAGGTCGCCAAGGCACTCGGCCGCTGGACTGCCTACTCCCCAGAAACCCATAAGGTGCGTGTAAAGCAGATCGGCGATGCGCTCATCGCTACACCGCCGCCACCAGGTTGGCGCCCGCTCGGGCCTGACGACGAGCTGCTGCGTACGCTCCTTCCCGATGAGGAAGTCTGAACTTCACCCCTGGAGAGGGTAGCGAGTTCCAGGGGGCGGTAGGAGGCGCGCTACTCCTCACGGAGGATGAGGAGTCCGCGTGCCATGTCCACGACGTACACGTAGCCGTCTCCCGGGACGCGCAGGCCAATGGCGCCGTCGAGGAAGTCGTCCCGGCCGGGGTCCGTCTCCCGGTAGGTGTTGAAGTACGCCACCTGGGTGGGTTTCGTGGGATTGGAGACGTCCAGGACCCGCAGGCCCTCCTGATACCAGGCGATGTAGAGGCGCTGGCCCACCAACACCATGTTGTGGATGGAGATGGCGTCGCGCAGGCGGAACTCGCCAATCTTCACCATCCGGGCCGGGTCCGTGATGTCCAGCACGCGCAGGTGCGCGTCGATGTTCTCCCCGCCCTCGAAGGCAATGGTGCGGCCGGCGAAGGTGCCCACCACGGTGGCGTGGCTGTACTGGTTGGGGAAGCTGTAGGTGCCGAGCGTGCGGACATCGCTCGGATTGCTCGCATCGGCCACGACGAGGCCCACGGAGCCATGGGCGACGTACAGCTGCCCATCCCGGGCGAACATGTCGTGAGGAGCGGGGAAGCCCACGGTGTTGGGCGCCAGGTATTGGTTGAGCAGGGTGGGAGACTGGGGCGTCGAGATGTCGAAGATCAGCACGCCCGAGTCGGAGGTGGTGGCGGCGTACAGGCGGTTGCCATCGACGAAGACCGTGTGGACGTTGATGGACCTGCCCGGTACGTCCTTCAACAGCCACGGGTCCGCTGGCTGGGAGATGTCGAAGACGAGGACGCCGCGTTCGTCGCTGGCCACGTAGAGGGTGTTGTCCTGGGTCCAGGCGCTGTTCCAATAGCTGTCGCTGGGCAGGGTGACGACCTTCTTGAGGACCGGGGCGCTCTTGTCGCTCACGTCGAAGACGGTGAGTCCGCCCGTGCGTCCCTTGTAATCCATGGACACCACGTAGGCGTATCCCCGGGTGACATGGACGTCCGCCGGCCGGCCCAGGGCCACGTGGCTCTCTGAGACGAGCCGCAGGCCGGAGGACTCGGACTCGCCCTCGCGCCACGTCAGACGGGTGGCGCGGAAGGTGCTCCCCTTGCCGTTGACCCGCCCATTGGTGCAGGTGAAGTAGCAGCCGGTGAAGTCCGTGCCGCCAGGGGACTCGCAGGCGGCCAAGTTGTAGCTCTGGGTGCCTCCGTCCGATTGGGTGGTCTGCGCGGAGAAATGGAGGGTCCGTCCATCCTGCAGGAGGGTGGTGATGGGTCTGCCATTGGCGAGGCCGGTCCCCCCGTCCGCCGAGAAGAGGAC contains:
- a CDS encoding NUDIX hydrolase; the encoded protein is MNEDRSWDGNWKVRLYERVRERGFDSLTSFAKARPAVPLYLLAEELGPDDVAAVQVLSGLLAEAERSHQVTRFVRDVLARELSQSVPDGWPAVLDDANRFKVAKALGRWTAYSPETHKVRVKQIGDALIATPPPPGWRPLGPDDELLRTLLPDEEV
- a CDS encoding SDR family NAD(P)-dependent oxidoreductase, with amino-acid sequence MRQHATLLTINQQHSWPKGRTKMGSVSNKGKAVITGASSGIGAEYALQLAVRGYDLILVARNRARLDALAARLNGMTGRQVEVVEADLVAPEGVRRVEEVLRSDPHITLLVNNAGVGAVAPLLESDPDKMSEMIAINVLALTRLTMAAAPGFVSRGGGTIINIASIVAIKPELLNGVYGGTKAFVVAYTQSLHHELRDKGARVQAVLPGATRTEFWDIAGAPVHTLPNEIVMSASDMVGAALAGLDQGELVTIPSLPEFPAFRSKSEPSAHETDEGPVEEGGRASRTVC
- a CDS encoding LVIVD repeat-containing protein — protein: MDPCHPGAPALIPLVALLGCPDNPSQPTPDAGLDAGSAWDGTATPLEELGDLVDPGRLSACRIINDGGTSEHCGDPSYVDLSACNRDTLAQVPRGGHYNLVLRSEAAGTLFGGNVLFSADGGTGLANGRPITTLLQDGRTLHFSAQTTQSDGGTQSYNLAACESPGGTDFTGCYFTCTNGRVNGKGSTFRATRLTWREGESESSGLRLVSESHVALGRPADVHVTRGYAYVVSMDYKGRTGGLTVFDVSDKSAPVLKKVVTLPSDSYWNSAWTQDNTLYVASDERGVLVFDISQPADPWLLKDVPGRSINVHTVFVDGNRLYAATTSDSGVLIFDISTPQSPTLLNQYLAPNTVGFPAPHDMFARDGQLYVAHGSVGLVVADASNPSDVRTLGTYSFPNQYSHATVVGTFAGRTIAFEGGENIDAHLRVLDITDPARMVKIGEFRLRDAISIHNMVLVGQRLYIAWYQEGLRVLDVSNPTKPTQVAYFNTYRETDPGRDDFLDGAIGLRVPGDGYVYVVDMARGLLILREE
- a CDS encoding GlxA family transcriptional regulator — protein: MRTIGLVLYPSFSAMSLAVTSVFEMANQQTGTTEYKLSLLSEHGGLVATSLGYELQTAAFKRRAFDTLIVAGNSEGASASAGLLSYLRGAGSRTRRIASICTGAFILAEAGLLDGRRATTHWHFARTLQQKYPKIEVDADRIFVVDGPIWTSAGMSAGVDLALALVEKDLGTETARMVARKLVVYHRRAGGQSQYSALLDLDAKSDRVQTALAYAREHLGAELSVRELARAAHLSPRQFSRLFREETGQSPAKAIERLRIESARVMMESGRFSVEEVARENGFGNRERMRRSFVRAFGQPPRALQRAAGVPRASASNY
- a CDS encoding DUF2380 domain-containing protein, which codes for MQLALLRLAGPRLEAAMLGSILLAAWLDFLNLVDVVLKQGFISVETLFVSMERWQKMLEPSMRALSSLERGHVEAVANDILALMGHLSGEFNSTAETIRVAMKRGEQAMLLAQFLEMVTMLSAMKLSLPSLPPSAPATLGMSLMVGGDGVMMGTRIVVSAEWMDMMRRLVRAGVISLPAVSAAVRIQAGQVMMAQAHDELPQGVRNALGDGPEVRGMRVTDRAGAGMTEPPRHHVLPREFREWFEKRGFTGDMSIDQFCVRMEQARHEAIHGGGNWRLGRTWPGEWNQMIMETLRDAETKAGRMLTRGEILNISSRRTCGTTVFR